In one Gammaproteobacteria bacterium genomic region, the following are encoded:
- the folD gene encoding bifunctional methylenetetrahydrofolate dehydrogenase/methenyltetrahydrofolate cyclohydrolase FolD — MPATLIDGKSIAAGIRSEIKSEVDERLARGHRAPGLAVILVGDDPASEVYVRNKRTACEEIGILSKAHDLLAETSQQTLLALIDELNDDPTIDGILVQLPLPAHIDTETVIERIRPDKDVDGFHPYNIGRLAVRMPTLRSCTPFGVMRLLDSIGETYKGRHAVVVGASNHVGRPMALELLMAGATVTTCHRFTADSAYHTRQADIVVAAAGKPGLVKGDWIREGATVIDIGMHRTAEGKLCGDVEFAAAAERAAYITPVPGGVGPMTVAMLMKNTLLACARHED; from the coding sequence ATGCCCGCCACCCTGATCGACGGCAAGTCCATTGCCGCAGGCATCCGCAGCGAAATCAAATCCGAGGTGGACGAACGCCTGGCACGCGGCCACCGTGCGCCCGGCCTGGCCGTAATCCTGGTCGGCGACGACCCCGCCTCGGAGGTCTACGTGCGCAACAAGCGCACCGCCTGCGAGGAGATCGGCATCCTGTCCAAGGCCCATGATCTGCTGGCGGAAACGTCCCAGCAGACCCTGCTGGCGCTGATCGACGAGCTGAACGACGATCCCACCATCGACGGCATCCTGGTTCAGCTGCCCCTGCCCGCCCACATCGACACCGAGACGGTCATCGAGCGCATCCGGCCGGACAAGGACGTGGACGGCTTTCATCCCTACAACATCGGCCGTCTGGCCGTGCGCATGCCCACCCTGCGCTCCTGTACGCCGTTCGGCGTCATGCGCCTGCTGGACAGCATCGGCGAAACCTACAAGGGACGCCACGCCGTGGTGGTGGGCGCTTCCAACCATGTGGGACGGCCCATGGCGCTGGAGCTGCTGATGGCCGGCGCCACCGTCACCACCTGTCACCGCTTCACGGCCGACAGCGCCTACCACACCCGCCAGGCCGACATCGTCGTGGCCGCCGCCGGCAAGCCCGGTCTGGTCAAAGGCGACTGGATCAGGGAGGGCGCCACGGTGATCGACATCGGGATGCACCGCACCGCGGAAGGCAAGCTCTGCGGCGACGTGGAATTCGCCGCGGCGGCCGAACGCGCCGCCTACATCACCCCGGTGCCGGGCGGCGTCGGCCCCATGACCGTGGCCATGCTCATGAAGAACACCCTGCTGGCCTGCGCCCGCCACGAAGACTGA